One stretch of Narcine bancroftii isolate sNarBan1 chromosome 8, sNarBan1.hap1, whole genome shotgun sequence DNA includes these proteins:
- the LOC138740871 gene encoding ras and Rab interactor 2-like — protein sequence PSLPPHTQTHPRTLAGGAQVPHPRTLAGEGRAPHPKTLAGEGRPPHPGTLSGEGWAPHPGTLAGERRAPHQYAGLPLYDAPDTPPCVQTSHKPSLTKVSILDRLIFTHSVWLQLSMNSATSLHILQREKPGTFLVRTSATSQRKVLSVRVPDHSDPSFVQDFLINEDSGSTPFSLEGSTVAFEDLFHLISFYCVSRDILPFTLKLPLAIASARSHKNLKTISHLGIEFWNSTLNIHLAPEQQPEEGGDVPATKCGGPKGLEREVGHLRTRPPGEVCFTTPNGALCFLNPLFGLEAPFSSGRRRQFQKSFKVRVSTENSSPLSPPSQPPPPVPLPLAPAPGPEPDPTPGQDLPPRSGEASYNLPRLDPTAPSCIRNKAWGRSVDSETYRVPAQAEPSRPLAPPAEARLGSPQDERAPGLPLRAPSRLVRGLTNHSFSSHEEEEEEEDPRTLPPRPQGGHGMGWAMKIFSSPETRLARAVVQRSRDRSTSFGRLIQDYVGQVREGGGQWTTNCQLLGSVRQFIGCAKRVLAGGTELEAEVLGLVEEQERDWVLEMALHKCVLKPLKHTVYCSLREFHTADGSLLQLQDNIQQCRQAGSLRLEVRVSPLDPGTLDKIKLQFRRMQKAYSPVKKVHYLLQVCKVVYEWLQTSQGEPYGADEFLPALSYVLAECDLPDLLLEVEYMMELLDQSELIGEGGYYLVSFYTSMFELQNYHNTQPTLEITSEIRHSLKQWHHRRRMCEPMPSASDFQNFVRVAYQDPEHGCTAKTLVVEQSDTAADLCRLCAEKFKVANHRQHGLYLVVDDRCRALPAHIHPRLIQAELQAQGGPGYYYFVYRPVEEGALAEAQCKLQREDAVDLDDGPVLTHHAGP from the exons ccctctctcccaccccataCACAGACACATCCACGGACCCTCGCTGGGGGGGCACAGGTCCCACACCCACGGACCCTTGCTGGGGAGGGACGGGCCCCACACCCCAAGACCCTCGCTGGGGAGGGACGGCCCCCACACCCCGGGACCCTCTCTGGGGAGGGATGGGCCCCACACCCCGGGACCCTCGCTGGGGAGCGACGGGCCCCACACCAG tatGCTGGACTACCCCTGTACGATGCCCCTGATACCCCTCCCTGCGTGCAAACCAGCCACAAACCCTCTCTGACCAAGGTCAGCATCCTGGACCGTCTCATCTTCACCCACTCCGTGTGGCTACAGCTCAGCATGAACTCGGCGACATCCCTCCACATCCTGCAACGGGAAAAGCCCGGG ACCTTCCTGGTACGGACATCGGCCACATCGCAGCGCAAGGTCTTGTCAGTCCGTGTGCCCGACCACAGCGACCCCTCCTTCGTGCAGGACTTCCTCATCAATGAGGACAGCGGCAGCACCC CTTTCTCATTGGAAGGGTCGACCGTGGCCTTCGAGGATCTTTTCCACCTCATCTCCTTCTACTGTGTCAGCAG agacatCCTCCCGTTCACGTTGAAGCTGCCTCTGGCCATCGCCAGCGCCCGCTCCCACAAGAACCTGAAGACCATCTCGCACCTCGGCATCG aGTTCTGGAACTCGACCCTCAACATCCACCTGGCCCCTGAGCAGCAGCCGGAGGAGGGGGGCGACGTCCCTGCCACCAAGTGTGGGGGTCCCAAGGGTCTGGAGAGGGAGGTGGGTCACCTGCGGACCCGGCCCCCGGGGGAGGTGTGCTTCACCACCCCCAACGGGGCCCTCTGCTTCCTCAATCCCCTCTTTGGCCTCGAGGCCCCCTTCTCCAGCGGGCGGCGGCGCCAGTTTCAGAAGAGCTTCAAGGTGCGGGTATCCACTGAGAACtccagccccctctcccctccctcccagccccctccccctgttCCTCTCCCTCTTGCCCCAGCCCCCGGCCCAGAGCCAGACCCCACGCCGGGCCAGGACCTTCCCCCTCGCTCTGGCGAGGCCTCCTACAACCTTCCGCGGCTGGACCCCACGGCCCCCTCCTGCATCAGGAACAAGGCCTGGGGACGGTCAGTTGACAGCGAGACCTATAGGGTGCCGGCCCAGGCAGAGCCCAGCCGACCTCTGGCCCCACCGGCAGAGGCCCGCTTGGGCAGCCCACAGGATGAACGAGCTCCAGGCTTACCTCTGCGGGCCCCTTCTCGCCTCGTCAGGGGCCTGACCAACCACTCCTTCAGCAgccatgaggaggaggaggaggaggaggaccctCGAACCTTGCCCCCCAGGCCGCAGGGCGGGCATGGGATGGGCTGGGCGATGAAGATCTTCAGCAGCCCCGAGACCAGGCTAGCGAGGGCGGTGGTCCAGAGGTCCCGGGACCGGAGCACCTCCTTCGGGCGCCTGATTCAGGACTACGTGGGGCAGGTGAGGGAGGGCGGAGGGCAGTGGACCACCAACTGCCAGCTGCTAGGGTCGGTGCGCCAGTTCATCGGCTGCGCGAAGAGGGTGCTGGCGGGCGGCACTGAGCTGGAGGCCGAAGTCCTGGGGCTGgtggaggagcaggagagag ACTGGGTCCTGGAGATGGCCTTGCACAAGTGTGTACTGAAGCCCCTGAAACACACCGTGTACTGCAGCCTGCGAGAGTTCCACACCGCAGACGGTTCACTGCTCCAGCTGCAGGACAACATCCAGCAGTGCCGACAAGCAGGCAGCCTCAGACTGGAGGTCAGAGTCAGTCCCCTGGACCCTGGGACCCTCGACAAGATCAAGCTCCAGTTCAGACGGATGCAGAAGGCCTACTCCCCTGTCAAAAAGGTGCACTACCTGCTGCAAGTCTGCAAAGTGGTTTACGAGTGGCTGCAGACATCACAAG GGGAACCATACGGCGCGGACGAGTTCCTGCCGGCGCTGTCCTACGTGCTGGCTGAGTGTGACCTCCCTGATCTCCTTCTGGAGGTGGAGTACATGATGGAGCTGTTGGACCAGAGCGAGCTGATCGGGGAAG GTGGTTATTACCTCGTCAGCTTCTACACGAGCATGTTCGAGCTGCAGAACTACCATAACACTCAGCCGACCTTGGAGATTACTAGCGAGATCAGACACTCCCTGAAACAGTGGCACCATAGACGGAGAATGTGTGAGCCCATGCCTTCAGCCAGCGACTTCCAG AACTTTGTCCGCGTAGCCTACCAGGATCCCGAGCACGGCTGCACGGCCAAGACCCTGGTGGTGGAGCAATCTGACACGGCAGCTGATCTGTGCCGGCTGTGCGCCGAGAAGTTTAAGGTGGCCAACCATCGGCAACACGGCCTGTACCTGGTGGTGGATGACCGGTGCCGGGCCCTACCTGCCCACATTCATCCCCGCCTCATCCAGGCTGAGCTGCAGGCCCAGGGGGGGCCCGGCTACTACTACTTCGTCTACCGTCCCGTCGAGGAGGGGGCGCTGGCCGAGGCCCAATGCAAGCTCCAGCGGGAAGACGCCGTCGACCTGGATGACGGCCCAGTGCTCACCCACCATGCTGGACCCTAG